The following are from one region of the Stenotrophomonas lactitubi genome:
- a CDS encoding PTS sugar transporter subunit IIA yields the protein MPLTDLLAAVQTQLCTATDRDSVLQAAAGLLACRQANAEQIYLNLCQREALGSTAIGYGIAIPHGRAPTLDRPRGALLRLQTPVDFGGDEPVDLVFAMAVPAHYTHQHLMLLSELAELFSAPCIRQALREAGDARELRQALDLTPPASAA from the coding sequence ATGCCCCTGACTGACCTCCTGGCGGCCGTGCAGACCCAGCTCTGCACGGCCACCGACCGCGACAGCGTCCTGCAGGCCGCGGCCGGATTGCTGGCCTGCCGCCAGGCCAATGCCGAACAGATCTATCTCAACCTGTGCCAGCGCGAAGCGCTGGGCAGTACCGCGATCGGTTACGGCATCGCCATCCCGCATGGTCGTGCGCCGACCCTGGATCGACCCCGTGGCGCGCTGCTGCGTCTGCAGACCCCGGTCGATTTCGGTGGCGACGAGCCGGTGGACCTGGTGTTCGCCATGGCCGTTCCCGCCCACTACACCCATCAACACCTGATGCTGCTGTCCGAGCTGGCCGAGCTGTTTTCCGCGCCCTGCATCCGCCAGGCGCTGCGCGAGGCCGGTGATGCACGGGAGCTGCGCCAGGCCCTGGACCTGACCCCACCGGCGAGCGCCGCATGA